The Alistipes finegoldii DSM 17242 DNA segment TTGTCAAAATAGAGTAATATACCTTTTCTGAGGACATCATAGGCATATTAATAATTCTATTATAATTTAATGCTACATCCTGCTGGTAGGCAGGCCAAAGCTCATTCCATTCCAAAAGAAATTTATTGCTGTATGAATTATAATCGTCGTATATCTTTCTGATCTCAGGTTGTATGCTGATTAAATATGATACACTTGACAAATAGGAATTTAGTTTTTTTCCTTTTATTTCATTTTTTTCTGATATACCTCGATGCAGGGAATCAGTCAGCCGATCAATGGTAAATTGCGAAAGTACATCAATGGTAATTTGCTGCACTGGAAAGGCTTGAGGCAGTATTTCGTCCGATTTCTTAATTTTATCAGCGAGCGTCTTTATCGAATGAATGTACTTCCGCAAAATAGGTATATTTTCTTCTGCCCAGATTACGATAGCGTCTTTTACAACCTCACGTTCTTCCTGCTTTTGTTTTCTCCGATACAAAATGTTAATACAGACTCCTAAAATAAAAATACCGAGCGAGATTAACGCCGGTAATAGAATGTCCCAAGACACACCAAGAAATGTGTTCTGACTGTGCGCAACAATACAATTCTGTATATCGGAAAGGCTTGTAGACATATCCGACAGTTTCGAAATAGCAAGGCTGTCTGAAGCATTGAGATTGTAGTCGAGCCGATACAGCCCCTCTTGAATGTCATCGAGTTTGAGCAGTAGTAATTTGTCTGAATACATATTCCCTTATTATTTGAGCGTGATTTCCGGGTGTTTGTCTTTCCAAGAGATCAAATCCTTGCACAACTTCCGCATGAAAATATTGAGCTGATACAAATCTTTCTCAGGACACTCGTTCTCTGTTGGTTTGAAATTGGCTTTCGCGTGTACGATACTATTCCTCGTGGCATAAAGAATGACCGCAACCTTATTCTTGATCGTCCTTTCTTTCTCCGCCACAATGCCGATGGCGGATTGTTGTTTGCTGGCTTTTGTTTCTTTGAGACACCGCTCCTGCACCCATTCTGGAAGGAATTCGTAGAGCTTAACGATGTCGCATTGTTCCATTACGATTTTTACAAGGTCACGATCCTTTATGTGTTTATCGTGTGCCCTCATGGATAATCCGGAATCCAGAGAATCGACATTCCCAGTTGCCGGAATCCCGGAAGAGAATTTCCGGCACAACTCTTCATGGGCCTTGATTTTGGCGACTATTGGAGAGATATACTCGATCACCTTATAGAAATACAGGAATTTAATATCGTTATTTCTTATTAGCAGGGCTTCAGAATATAAATCCAGAATAGGCGAACAATGAGGTAAAGAAGCTATTTGAATTGGATGTGTTTGGGTTGAATCCTTTGTCAAATCTAATTTGATCGTATATTTCACCTTGCGAACAGAACGGTTGTCGAGAGAAAAATTTATAAAATTGTATTTATCTATCAAATAGTACAAAACACGGTTAATAATATCACTCTCTTGTTCTTCGGGTAAAACATATTCCGGGGAATCATATCTTATCTCAATGGCAGAAAATGATGAACATGGCGAACATAATCGCTCATCTTCAGTGCATTTCTCTACATTATTTAATAGCCCTATTAGTAAGGGACTCTCAACCAACAATACAGTATAGTGTATGTCAGAAAATACATCTATGAATAACCTTGCATGTTTTAGGTTAATAACAGACTGCCTTATACTATCTGTTCGGACTGTACTTTCGTTTACCCCCTTTAAGGATTGTATATTATTAGTGTAGAGTAAAAAATCTTCAACAGGATATATTATGTAATCTTTTTCCTCTGCAAATAAAATTTCAATAGAATCTACACCTATTTTTACATCTTTATATTTAACATCATAATTATTCGCCAAAAAATCAAGCCGACGCTTGATCTCTTCGATATTTTCAGATGTAATGTAGGTATTCATATTCTCCTTATATTGGTGTTACATTTCCAACTCCCGGAAAAACTCGCCCAGCGTCGTGCCGTAGTAGCGGCACAGACGATCGATGGTGTCGAGCATCGGATTGAACAGGCCGGCTTCGATGTTGCCGACATTGATGCCGGTCTCCTTTATCACCTCTTTTTGGCCCTTGCCCGCGGCTTTGCGCAGTTCGCGGAACCCGGCCCCGATCCTATTGATCACCTCGTTATTGCGGATGTGTTTCTTGCTCATGGTCGTCGCTTATTTCCGGATTGTCGGTCGGTTCAGGTGCGTCGGTTGTTTCCGGCTCAACGGAAGGCGTGAAAAATTCATGTAGGGTCGTGCCGTATAAGGTGCAGAGGGCATGGAGTGTCGAGATGGTAATGTTGTTGCGCCCCATTTCGATATGCTCGACACGGACGCCTGTTTCAAACAACACCTTTTCCTGCGACAGGCCCCGCGCCAAACGCAGTTCCCGCAGCCGGTAGGCTATGTAACGGACAAGTTCTTCGTTTCTGGGAATTCTTACCATAATACAAAGAACTCGAAATCTCAAATACATTATGTTGTAATTGATTTGAGAGAATAAAAAAACAGGCTAAATAATTGATTTACCGGGTCTTTTTCGGAACGGAAATCGTGTGTAGAAAGGAAAATAATGTATATTTGCGGCAGAATAACATTCGACATGGAGACTTTAATTGCAGATAGTGACAGGCGGTTCAGCCGTAGTTCAGGCAAATAAGTCCGTTTACCCTCAATAATATACGGGCAGCGGGCTGACAAGCCCGGCGCGATGATTGTACCGATACCCCGGTGACGGGTATTTGTGCGTCGATGCAGACCTTCATAACGGCCCAGATCGCCCATTACACGGAAAAAATAGAAAAAAAAGATGCCAGCCCTGTAATCTATTTGAGAAAAAAGTTGCAGAAGAAAGATTTAGTACTTACCTTTGAATTGCGAACTCGCCGAAAGGCGTGAATCGCGTTGCTGCCCCGTAAACGTGGAAATTTACAGTAAAGCGGCAATAAGAGGCGTCACGACGGGTCGTAACCACGCTCGTCGGAAAGCAGTACTTTACAGGCACTACACCTTGACGGGCGTGGGCTTCTTGTGTTATTAGGCTTTACGGGTATTCCACGACCTACGGGACATAGTAACGCAAGCACGCATACCTCTCGTGCAGGGGACAGCGTGGGCCTATCCTCGATAGGCCGGGTTCACGTTCCGTCTCTTTTTAGTATAGGGACGATTTCGGCGGATAGCATCAACTTAAAACGAAAAAGTTATGTTATCTTTGCGGAGTAATACACGGCCTTTGCCGTGACATATTGTAAAGAATAAAGGTTAGGACAACCTTTACTTGTTCCCGCTAAACTTCGGACTACCTTTTAGGTAGGTTTAAGGATCGACGTAAAATTGTCTGAAACCTGTGTTATGTCCCTACACCTCGGTGTGGGGACGGGCACGGGCGTAAGGGCAGATCGTCGATCTGAGGCTCCGAAGGCCGAGCGGGAGAGGTCTGTACCTGCGCTCCGTGTCTTTTTAATTGACATCGTGCCGGGTGCATAGGTTATCCGAAACACCCGGCCCGCAGCTTCACACAGGAGCTTCGGGCGCAAGGACAGTACCAGCTAAGGCTCCGAAGGCCGGTGAGTGGACTGCACCTGCGCTCGTTTTTCGTAAGGGGCCGGGAAAGTTGAACAACAACTAACCCCGGTTACAATGTCACGGAAAATCAATCAGAAGAAGGAGGCGTTTTTGGCGTCCGGCGGTCTGCTCAGATCGGCGGGCTTAGCTGTGCCTGTTGCCGGGGTTTCTTCTATATCTAACTTTATCCACCAAGCTCACCACCTCCCCGCGATGCAACAGCATCCGGGCCGGGTGCGGGGTCCGCATTTCTGCATGAAGTTGCGTCACTACAAAATTCTTCATAGTGTCCCCGCGCCCGTTTTTTCTGCCTGCAATCTGGTCCGGTCTCCCGGCCAAAACGCTGGCGCTATCACCCTTAAAAATTATGCCCCATTGGAAAACGGGCCGCAGAGTCGGCTGCATAATTTTAGGGTCGGGGCCGCAGGCCCGATCAACCTGCGCCCCGTTTTTTTCTCGAAGTTTTACCCCGGCAATTTGCCACGGCCAATATATTTTAAAAAGGTTAAATTTGAGGTTATTGTAACTTCGGGCGAGTGCAAGGAAGCCCGATCCGCCGTGACATTTGCCGGGGTTTCTTCTATCAATACCAACCAAGCTAACCATTTGAACCTTCCCGCGATGTCGCTGCATCCGGGCCGGGCGTGGGTGACACATTTCTGTGTGAAGTTGCGTCACTACAAAATTCTTCATAGTGTCCCCGCGCCCGTTTTTTCACCAAACGCACCCCGGTATAAACTTAAATTCGGTGTGGTTCCGAATGTCGGATTTTCCCGATGCATAGGCAGCCGCGGTGCGCTTTTTTCTCCAGCCACTTTCCCAAGTGGAGTTTTCATAGCATCAGAAGTAACTCCGTCCTGCAAACCTACTGCGG contains these protein-coding regions:
- a CDS encoding helix-turn-helix domain-containing protein translates to MVRIPRNEELVRYIAYRLRELRLARGLSQEKVLFETGVRVEHIEMGRNNITISTLHALCTLYGTTLHEFFTPSVEPETTDAPEPTDNPEISDDHEQETHPQ
- a CDS encoding helix-turn-helix domain-containing protein, coding for MSKKHIRNNEVINRIGAGFRELRKAAGKGQKEVIKETGINVGNIEAGLFNPMLDTIDRLCRYYGTTLGEFFRELEM